The window CCTGTCGTGCCGGGAAGCACGCCCGGCGGCGGCGGCGGAGCCGGTTCAGGAATACGGGTCAGGTTGACGTCCCAGCCCTTTGCGAGGAAAAACCGGGTCACGTCCTCCGGCCTCCACAGGTCCTGTGACTCCTGGCCCCTGGGCGGAATATTTTCCAGGGGGCGGTTGAGGCTTGCGGTCCGGGCCGTTACATCCACAAAGGCATCGGACGGAATAACCGCCGGCCCCTTGTCACGGGACCAGGAAACAGTCAGCTGGCCGGTATTGCAGGCGAACGAGGTGATAGTCCACCCCAGGACGGCCGCCTGGATTTCGTTCATGGGCATGCGACACGCATTGACCCAGACCTGCAGGGCCGGCTCACGCTGCCACGAGGGGTCGTGGACAATCTCTCCACCCGCGGTTTCCATGCCCCGCAGGCGCATCTCCATCAGGGCCTGCTCCTCGGCAGCCTGTCGCGCCACTTCGGCATTCATCATGTCCGTGCTGGCCTGGCGGGCGGTTTCTATTGTTGCATCCCGGGCCAGCTTCTCCTGCATCTGCCGGTCCTGCATGGTCTGGTACACGGAATACCCGACCCATGCCGCGGCCACCAGGGCAGCCACAGAAACCGCCCCGATGAGGATGGATCTGGTAGGAACCTTGATGGGCTGCAGGCGGCCATCCCTGCGCCGTCCCAGCAGAAAGGCCAGCGTGCTTGTGTCCGCATTCGGAATGGCCCAGGCTTCGGGAGCATAGACGCGCTCGAGACCGCCGCGGCCAATTTCTACCTGGAGCTGGTCCAGGGCCTCGCCTTCTTCCGCATAGAGCCGGTCACCATCCGGGGTGATCAGATCGTCCCGGACAACAACAAGCGCTATCCCCTCAGGAACCTGAAAGGCCCCTGCCCATGACCCCTGGAGCACATTGGCCAGGGAGCACGCCAGGGAAGGCATACCGGCCCTGTGACCGGCCCGCAGATAACCAAGGCCGAACTGGGGAATGCGGCCGCCCCTGTCTCCCGGACGGGGCGAAAAGAAGTCAGCTTCCTGGCCGGGCCGGGAAGCTGCCTCCCTGGCAGATTTTGCCACAGCCTTGCTGGGACTGGGCTGCCAGTCCAGGCTGACGGCAAAATTCAGCTCTCCGACGGTGACGACGCCCTGGGCCATTATCAGCCTTCCTTGCCGCGCTTCACATCAATTTCGGTGGCCGTGATGGCAATGACCATCACGTCACGCTCGTCCGATGTTTCCTGACCACCGCCCAGCAGCCAGTTGGATTCATGCCCGAACCCCTGCCGGCTG is drawn from Pseudomonadota bacterium and contains these coding sequences:
- the pilO2 gene encoding type 4b pilus protein PilO2, translating into MAQGVVTVGELNFAVSLDWQPSPSKAVAKSAREAASRPGQEADFFSPRPGDRGGRIPQFGLGYLRAGHRAGMPSLACSLANVLQGSWAGAFQVPEGIALVVVRDDLITPDGDRLYAEEGEALDQLQVEIGRGGLERVYAPEAWAIPNADTSTLAFLLGRRRDGRLQPIKVPTRSILIGAVSVAALVAAAWVGYSVYQTMQDRQMQEKLARDATIETARQASTDMMNAEVARQAAEEQALMEMRLRGMETAGGEIVHDPSWQREPALQVWVNACRMPMNEIQAAVLGWTITSFACNTGQLTVSWSRDKGPAVIPSDAFVDVTARTASLNRPLENIPPRGQESQDLWRPEDVTRFFLAKGWDVNLTRIPEPAPPPPPGVLPGTTGTPPPPPSPPPWQRRGVEFTSDLEPWGMLAELSQIPGMTVENLSFNAGSKKWTFNGVLYEKR